One Cuculus canorus isolate bCucCan1 chromosome 1, bCucCan1.pri, whole genome shotgun sequence DNA segment encodes these proteins:
- the LPCAT3 gene encoding lysophospholipid acyltransferase 5, translated as MAPAGSGWGLARLAEALGSSEQALRLIVSILMGYPFALFQRYFLFQKETYLIHLYNVFTGLSIAYFNFGMQFFHSLLCVLIQFLILRLMGRTITAVFTTFVFQMTYLMAGYYFTATEHYDIKWTMPHCVLTLKLIGLAIDYYDGGKDLEFLTPEQRRFAVRGVPTLLEVSGFSYFYGAFMVGPQFSMTDYQRLARGEMTDVPGQRPNSFVPALKRLSLGLLFLVTYTLSSLYISDEYLISDEYMEKPFWFRCGYILIWGKIILYKYVTCWLVTEGVCILVGLGYNGKDQNGKPLWNACANMKVWLYETTPLFTGTIASFNINTNAWVARYIFKRLKFLGNKLLSQALALFFLAIWHGLHSGYLVCFQMELLIVIVERQVINLVRDSPALSTLASITALRPVFYVLQQANHWMFMGYSLVPFCLFTWDKWMKVYRSIYFLGHVLFFTLLLVLPYIRRLIVPRKEKLKKAE; from the exons GATATCCTTTTGCCTTGTTCCAGCGCTATTTCCTCTTCCAGAAGGAGACCTACCTCATTCATCTCTACAATGTGTTCACAGGACTCTCAATTGCTTACTTCAATTTTG GGATGCAGTTCTTTCATTCCTTGCTGTGTGTCCTAATCCAGTTCCTCATACTGAGACTAATGGGTCGCACAATCACTGCCGTCTTCACCACGTTCGTCTTTCAGATG ACTTACCTTATGGCTGGATATTACTTCACAGCCACAGAGCATTACGACATCAAGTGGACAATGCCACATTGTGTTTTGACACTCAAGTTGATTG GTCTGGCCATCGATTACTACGATGGAGGAAAAGATCTG GAGTTCCTGACCCCTGAGCAGCGGCGATTTGCTGTCCGGGGAGTTCCTACCTTGCTGGAGGTCTCAGGATTCTCCTATTTCTATGGCGCCTTCATGGTGGGGCCTCAGTTCTCCATGACAGACTATCAGAGACTGGCAAGGGGTGAGATGACTGACGTTCCAGGCCAGAGACCCAATAG ttttgtgCCTGCTCTCAAGCGCCTGAGTTTGGGTCTCTTGTTTCTAGTAACCTATACCTTGTCGAGCCTGTACATCTCTGACGAATACCTCATCTCAGATGAGTATATG GAGAAGCCTTTCTGGTTCCGTTGCGGTTACATATTGATCTGGGGCAAAATTATACTCTACAAATACGTAACTTGCTGGCTTGTTACG GAAGGTGTCTGCATCCTTGTTGGTCTGGGGTACAATGGGAAGGACCAGAATGGAAAGCCTTTGTGGAATGCCTGTGCCAACATGAAGGTCTGGTTGTATGAGACAACACCTTTGTTCACAGGGACCATTGCTTCCTTTAACATCAACACCAATGCTTGGGTGGCTCG CTATATCTTCAAGCGTCTGAAGTTTCTGGGTAACAAACTGCTGTCGCAGGCACTGgccctcttcttcctggctatTTGGCATGGGCTGCACTCTGGCTACCTGGTGTGCTTTCAGATGGAGTTGCTGATAGTCATCGTTGAAAGACAG gTCATAAACCTTGTTCGGGACAGTCCTGCCCTAAGCACTTTGGCCTCCATCACTGCCTTGCGGCCTGTCTTCTACGTGCTGCAGCAGGCCAACCACTGGATGTTCATGGGTTACTCTCTGGTGCCATTTTGCCTTTTCACCTGGGACAAATGGATGAAG GTGTACAGGTCTATCTATTTCCTTGGCCACGTGCTGTTCTTTACCTTATTATTGGTGCTGCCTTACATTCGCAGATTAATTGTGCCAcgaaaagaaaagctaaaaaaagcagaataa